From a region of the Lactuca sativa cultivar Salinas chromosome 4, Lsat_Salinas_v11, whole genome shotgun sequence genome:
- the LOC111896458 gene encoding LOW QUALITY PROTEIN: F-box/FBD/LRR-repeat protein At1g13570 (The sequence of the model RefSeq protein was modified relative to this genomic sequence to represent the inferred CDS: deleted 2 bases in 1 codon) yields the protein MEEMAKVQCKSLDRISVLPQDTIENILTHMPIRDALRTSILSKKWRHYWKGMPKLVFDDEYLKGMPKLVYDTPFSYTSSSSKENISLSMPSSMFCCYTMVILEFSISINTDAKIVDEIDQIIFHLSKSKNIKKFIFKFWSKYNFSLEYVKRYKLPSMFFSLQGLEHLHLTHCVIELPLTFDGFITLRSLELFDANITAQTLQQILTNCPILEEFILMGCQNDSTTQGDKCTFLELSERLPLVQVLKISKSYIKQHVTTNDMKKLLTSLVHLRILCFDVCFQKEDGLSYALNVISSSPNLEKIKIELCLNHELCGEETCNDLLDLQDYSGINLDHLEELEITNFGNYDPEMEFLKLIMAKSPLLKKARIKLSKSVSVDKEVKMLRDLLRLTFPRASPAVDIIIER from the exons ATGGAGGAAATGGCGAAAGTTCAATGCAAAAGTTTGGATAGAATTAGCGTTCTTCCACAAGACACAATTGAAAACATTCTTACTCATATGCCAATCAGAGATGCATTGAGGACAAGCATTTTGTCAAAGAAATGGAGACATTACTGGAAGGGAATGCCTAAACTTGTATTTGATGACGAGTACTTAAAGGGCATGCCTAAACTTGTATATGATACTCCGTTCTCATATACCTCATCAAGTAGCAAAGAAAATATAAGTTTGTCAATGCCATCTTCCATGTTTTGTTGCTACACAATGGT GATATTAGAATTCAGTATCTCTATTAATACCGATGCAAAAATTGTTGATGAGATTGACCAGATAATATTTCATCTTTCAAAGAGCAAAAATATCAAGAAATTCATCTTTAAGTTTTGGTCAAAGTACAACTTCAGTTTAGAATATGTTAAGCGCTACAAGCTACCCTCTATGTTCTTTTCATTGCAAGGACTAGAACACCTACATCTCACACATTGTGTCATTGAGCTTCCATTAACATTTGATGGATTTATTACCTTGAGGAGTCTCGAGTTATTTGATGCCAACATCACTGCACAGACGCTTCAACAGATACTTACCAATTGCCCAATACTTGAGGAATTTATACTG ATGGGATGTCAAAACGACTCTACTACACAAGGAGACAAGTGTACATTTCTTGAGCTATCGGAGCGTTTACCTTTGGTTCAGGTTTTGAAAATCTCCAAGTCTTATATCAAG CAACACGTTACTACAAATGATATGAAGAAACTCCTCACTTCACTTGTCCACTTGAGGATACTTTGTTTTGATGTGTGTTTTCAGAAAGAAGATGGGCTTTCATATGCTCTCAATGTGATCAGCAGCTCCCCAAATTTGGAGAAGATAAAAATAGAG CTGTGTTTGAACCATGAGCTCTGTGGTGAAGAAACTTGCAATGACTTGCTTGATCTTCAAGACTATTCAGGCATCAATTTGGATCATCTTGAAGAATTGGAGATAACAAATTTCGGTAACTATGATCCAGAGATGGAGTTTCTGAAACTGATCATGGCTAAGTCACCTCTGCTTAAGAAAGCACGAATCAAGCTCAGTAAATCTGTTTCTGTTGACAAAGAAGTTAAGATGCTTCGAGATTTGCTACGATTAACATTTCCACGTGCATCACCAGCAGTGGATATCATTATTGAACGCTAA